Proteins from one Nodularia sp. LEGE 06071 genomic window:
- a CDS encoding iron ABC transporter permease: MREILSFFTWRTWRTWRFVKFLTHKKSTQQYLIFLTLLSALIFAFLLDLGFGSVHIPINEVLTILLGGEPEKATWTNIILKFRLPKALTATLAGAALGVSGLQMQTLFRNALAGPFVLGISSGASLGVALVVLTTSATGAGAMFKGLGIIADLSLVIAASLGAGLALGLVLLVARRVQDTMQLLILGLLFGYATSALVSILLQFSETNNIQTYLQWTFGSFGGVTWTQILVLAPVVVLGLAVAILLSKPLNALLLGESYASTLGLAVQRTRFWLITSASILAGAITAFCGPIAFLGVSVPHLCRSLFNTSDHRVLVPAVIMMGGILALVADLVSQLPGNQLVLPLNSVTALIGTPVVTWLILRRRG, encoded by the coding sequence ATGCGTGAAATCCTCTCTTTCTTCACTTGGCGTACTTGGCGCACTTGGCGGTTCGTTAAATTCCTAACTCATAAAAAATCAACCCAACAATATCTAATTTTCCTCACCTTACTATCAGCTTTAATCTTCGCCTTTTTACTAGATTTAGGTTTCGGTTCAGTCCATATACCCATTAACGAAGTCCTGACCATCTTACTAGGAGGAGAACCAGAAAAAGCCACTTGGACAAATATTATTCTCAAATTTCGCTTACCCAAAGCCTTAACAGCAACCTTAGCCGGCGCAGCTTTGGGAGTCAGTGGTTTACAAATGCAAACATTATTTAGAAATGCTTTGGCGGGACCTTTTGTATTAGGAATTAGTTCTGGTGCAAGTTTAGGTGTAGCTTTGGTTGTTCTAACAACAAGTGCTACTGGTGCTGGTGCTATGTTTAAAGGTTTAGGAATAATTGCTGATTTAAGTTTAGTTATAGCAGCCAGTTTAGGCGCAGGTTTAGCTTTAGGTTTAGTTTTACTTGTGGCGCGTCGGGTTCAAGATACAATGCAACTGCTGATTTTAGGTTTATTATTTGGCTATGCTACGAGTGCTTTAGTGAGTATTTTGTTGCAATTTAGTGAAACTAATAATATCCAAACTTACTTACAATGGACTTTTGGCAGTTTTGGCGGTGTGACTTGGACGCAAATTTTAGTTTTAGCCCCTGTGGTGGTTTTGGGGTTGGCGGTGGCTATTCTGTTGTCGAAACCTTTAAATGCGCTGCTGCTGGGTGAATCTTATGCTAGTACTCTGGGTTTGGCTGTGCAACGGACTCGGTTTTGGTTGATTACTAGTGCTTCTATTTTAGCAGGGGCAATTACGGCTTTTTGTGGTCCGATCGCCTTTTTGGGGGTTTCGGTTCCTCATCTGTGTCGGAGTTTATTTAATACTTCTGACCATCGGGTTTTGGTTCCTGCGGTGATAATGATGGGGGGTATTTTGGCTTTGGTTGCAGATTTGGTTTCTCAGTTACCTGGAAATCAGTTGGTTTTACCTCTCAATTCGGTGACGGCTTTGATTGGGACTCCGGTTGTTACTTGGTTGATTTTGCGGCGGAGGGGGTAG
- a CDS encoding ABC transporter substrate-binding protein, translating to MRFAQVRRWKIKFFLCVLFLVATLVIACNKTSPLGSSACGQKYDPTIDYFPAKVSVNYATGFDVEYYKHYKVVTVKNPWRNANTGFQYVLVQCGAPVPPDFLETQVITVPVNSVISLSTTHLPHLAKLGVVDKLIGVSDFKQVNTAEVISRIKAGKITEVGRNNNVNIEQILDLNPDLITTYAVGNSQSDSYPQLVDAGLKVAINTEYMENSPLGRTEWMKFTALFFNQEEIAEKLFSEIARKYEEIAQTTKSINNRPSVFVGFNFKGTWYMPGGNSYVAKYLNDAGANYLWNNDNTSGSLPLSFEIILERAANADYWLNFSQAWQNLTDLLNADNRYGDFQAVKIGNLYNNDARLNENQGNDYWEGGISNPDVVLADLIKIFHPDLLPNHQFVYYRKLT from the coding sequence ATGAGGTTTGCTCAGGTTCGTCGATGGAAAATCAAGTTTTTTCTCTGTGTTTTGTTTTTGGTTGCTACGTTGGTTATTGCTTGTAATAAGACCAGTCCTCTGGGTAGCAGCGCCTGTGGTCAAAAATATGATCCAACTATTGATTATTTTCCGGCAAAAGTGAGCGTTAATTATGCGACTGGTTTTGATGTGGAGTATTATAAACATTACAAAGTTGTCACGGTTAAAAATCCTTGGCGTAATGCTAATACGGGTTTTCAATATGTTTTAGTGCAGTGTGGCGCACCAGTACCGCCGGATTTTTTAGAAACGCAAGTAATTACTGTCCCGGTAAATTCGGTTATCTCTCTTTCGACGACTCATTTACCTCATTTAGCTAAGTTAGGAGTGGTGGATAAACTCATCGGTGTGAGTGATTTTAAACAAGTCAATACGGCTGAGGTAATTTCCCGAATTAAAGCCGGAAAAATCACAGAAGTGGGGAGAAATAATAATGTTAATATTGAGCAGATATTAGATTTAAATCCCGACTTAATTACAACCTATGCGGTGGGGAATTCACAGTCAGATAGTTATCCGCAATTAGTAGATGCTGGGTTAAAAGTCGCCATCAATACTGAATATATGGAAAATTCTCCGCTAGGAAGAACTGAGTGGATGAAATTTACAGCTTTGTTTTTTAATCAGGAAGAAATAGCGGAAAAGCTATTTAGTGAAATTGCTAGAAAATATGAAGAAATTGCTCAAACAACCAAGTCTATAAATAATCGTCCTAGTGTATTTGTAGGATTCAACTTTAAAGGAACTTGGTATATGCCAGGAGGTAATAGTTATGTCGCTAAATATCTCAATGACGCTGGGGCAAATTATCTATGGAATAATGATAACACTTCTGGTAGCCTTCCCCTATCTTTCGAGATTATCTTAGAACGTGCTGCTAATGCTGACTACTGGCTGAACTTTAGTCAAGCTTGGCAGAACTTAACAGATTTATTGAATGCAGATAATCGCTATGGTGATTTTCAAGCTGTAAAAATAGGCAACCTTTATAATAATGATGCCAGATTAAATGAAAATCAAGGCAACGACTATTGGGAAGGAGGTATTAGTAACCCGGATGTGGTTTTAGCTGATTTAATTAAAATATTTCATCCTGATTTATTACCCAATCATCAATTCGTTTATTACCGCAAATTAACTTGA
- a CDS encoding DUF4912 domain-containing protein has translation MWQQEKKDSAIVSLALLLSFATTPMAVPLFVPTPVLAQSATDADSFPLPETVEDGTTVRIDGSMSLAAINQSLKQRFEQEFSGTSVEVAANGTNEAISALLDERVDLVAIARGLTPEEQTQGLAQEQFYQENIAIIVSTDNPFQGSLTDQQFADIFRGNITNWSELGGNEGTIRFIDRPETSDTRNAFRTYASFKGAEFTTGANATQIADDNTAEIVKQLGNDGISYAMAHHVSQLPNVRVVPLNETLPDNPNYPYSQPLVYAYRENPSANVASFLGFILSPQQQAIEAARATAASAIAGGGALPIIAQGAAQTPASPTQDAGTLDQQQPPESSSNEIPLWWLLLPTAVIVALVLWLFRSRLWPSKAKNNTSDGDSPDIWENEVATNNPNIAPAVGEPLDEMSFEDDAIGSVWDEQVGNQEESLTTNDDSNYPEVESFDEEPSPWDIEAPASVVNTPYPQLPDISQASWEESQFSDVVSDGENLDVKDSSDEIAEQPQLEPDLITDVISNETRDLAGDMTTEASVGSQVATTDDTTDDSNYDEVISPSSEQISDEVTNSHPLLPDITEDILNVVADAAEPVNDETVADLPEESDIFADSATFVGTVIGASAGNQCEPDFEEEVLNDTPEMPLLNLDGERNIVLKPRNAEWVYATWYIDETCQQALANQGISQLRLRLYDVTDLDLSYQTAEFVQEYELDSEIELYLAIPECDRDYLAEIGYVSSGDRWITISRSERVRVFATPLEDTTADPELHLDGEQSIVLKPRNTEWVYATWYIGETCQQALANKGISQLRLRLYDVTNLDLSYQTAEFVQEYELDSEIELYLAIPECDRDYLAEIGYVSSGNRWITISRSERVRVFATPLEDTTADPELHLDGEQSIVLKPRNDQWVYATWDIGETCQQALANQGISQLRLRLYDVTNLDLSYQTAEFVQEYELDSEIELYLAIPQSDCDYLAEIGYVSLGDRWITITRSPRVHVFATPRQDTIEDPVLNLDGEQTIVLQTRNAEWAYASWNIGEMCQQTLSNNGISQLGLRLYDVTNLDLSYQTPEFVQHYEIESGREEKYIAIPQSDRDYLAEIGYLMTGDRWITIARSPRIRVFGIPLTDNTDENLATEDATLVDLPNTNSESSLLLKCRTPKWAYASWYISPTHTQILQNNNISQLMLRLYDVTDLDLSYQTPNLVQQYECDEITSDRYVAIPATNHDYIAEIGYLAKGDRWECIVRSETIRVFSRPQVDFWFVADVELIIHGSTEAGATVNIAGKPIKLKSDGTFHLRIPFSDDSINYVMTAIAANGKDTATITKNFSQENSEG, from the coding sequence ATGTGGCAACAAGAAAAAAAAGATAGTGCGATCGTCAGTCTGGCATTATTACTGTCCTTTGCTACTACCCCTATGGCAGTACCTTTGTTCGTACCGACACCAGTGCTGGCACAATCTGCCACTGACGCTGATTCTTTTCCACTACCGGAAACTGTGGAAGATGGAACTACGGTGCGGATTGATGGTTCGATGAGTTTGGCTGCAATCAACCAAAGTTTAAAACAACGCTTTGAGCAAGAGTTTTCTGGTACAAGTGTAGAAGTTGCTGCTAATGGGACTAATGAGGCTATCTCAGCTTTGTTAGATGAAAGAGTTGATCTAGTAGCGATCGCTCGTGGTTTGACTCCAGAAGAACAAACCCAAGGTCTGGCGCAAGAACAGTTTTACCAAGAAAACATTGCCATCATAGTTAGTACAGATAATCCTTTTCAGGGGAGTTTGACTGATCAGCAATTCGCCGATATCTTCCGGGGAAATATTACCAACTGGTCAGAACTGGGAGGAAATGAAGGTACGATTCGATTCATTGATCGCCCTGAAACCAGTGATACCCGCAATGCGTTTCGCACTTATGCGTCTTTCAAAGGTGCTGAATTCACCACGGGTGCTAATGCTACCCAAATAGCAGATGATAATACTGCCGAAATTGTTAAACAACTAGGCAATGACGGTATCAGCTATGCAATGGCTCATCATGTGTCGCAACTGCCAAATGTGCGTGTGGTTCCGTTAAATGAAACTTTACCAGATAATCCTAACTATCCCTATTCTCAGCCTCTAGTTTATGCTTACAGGGAAAATCCTAGCGCCAATGTAGCCAGTTTTCTCGGCTTTATTCTATCACCACAACAGCAAGCTATAGAAGCAGCTAGAGCCACAGCCGCAAGCGCGATCGCCGGAGGCGGGGCTTTGCCCATCATCGCCCAGGGTGCAGCACAAACACCAGCAAGTCCTACTCAAGATGCAGGAACATTAGATCAACAGCAGCCTCCAGAATCTAGTTCTAACGAAATACCTCTGTGGTGGCTTTTGTTACCTACGGCTGTGATTGTGGCTTTAGTATTGTGGCTTTTCCGCTCACGCCTATGGCCAAGTAAGGCTAAAAATAACACCTCAGATGGCGACTCCCCGGATATTTGGGAGAATGAAGTGGCAACAAATAATCCAAATATTGCTCCGGCTGTGGGTGAACCTCTCGACGAAATGTCGTTCGAGGATGACGCTATCGGGTCGGTTTGGGATGAACAAGTCGGTAATCAAGAAGAATCGCTGACAACCAATGATGACAGTAATTATCCGGAAGTAGAGTCTTTTGATGAAGAGCCATCTCCCTGGGATATAGAAGCACCGGCATCTGTTGTCAATACTCCATACCCTCAATTACCAGATATCTCTCAGGCGAGCTGGGAAGAGTCGCAGTTTTCAGATGTGGTATCTGATGGGGAAAATCTCGATGTCAAAGATTCTAGTGACGAAATAGCAGAACAGCCCCAGCTAGAACCGGATTTAATTACGGATGTGATCTCAAATGAAACTAGGGACCTAGCTGGCGATATGACTACAGAAGCCAGTGTCGGCTCTCAGGTAGCAACCACTGATGATACAACAGATGACAGTAATTATGATGAAGTAATATCCCCATCAAGTGAACAAATATCAGATGAGGTCACAAATTCTCATCCCTTACTCCCAGATATTACTGAAGATATATTGAATGTAGTCGCGGATGCAGCTGAACCTGTCAACGATGAAACTGTTGCTGATCTGCCAGAGGAGTCAGATATTTTTGCAGATAGCGCCACCTTTGTGGGAACAGTTATTGGTGCATCGGCTGGCAATCAATGTGAGCCGGATTTTGAGGAAGAAGTGCTGAATGATACGCCAGAAATGCCTTTGTTGAATCTCGATGGCGAGAGAAATATTGTCCTCAAGCCCCGAAATGCGGAATGGGTTTATGCGACTTGGTACATTGATGAAACTTGTCAGCAAGCATTAGCAAATCAGGGCATATCTCAATTAAGGCTGCGGCTATATGATGTCACGGATTTAGATTTGAGTTATCAGACTGCGGAGTTTGTTCAGGAATATGAACTTGATTCAGAGATAGAGCTTTATCTTGCTATTCCCGAATGCGATCGCGATTATCTTGCGGAAATAGGTTATGTCAGTTCAGGCGATCGCTGGATCACAATTAGTCGTTCCGAAAGGGTTCGCGTCTTTGCTACACCCCTGGAAGATACCACAGCAGACCCAGAACTTCATCTCGATGGGGAACAAAGTATTGTCCTCAAGCCCCGAAATACGGAATGGGTTTATGCGACTTGGTACATTGGGGAAACTTGCCAGCAAGCATTAGCAAATAAGGGCATATCTCAATTAAGGCTGCGGCTATATGATGTCACAAATTTAGATTTGAGTTATCAGACTGCGGAGTTTGTTCAGGAATATGAACTTGATTCCGAGATAGAGCTTTATCTTGCTATTCCCGAATGCGATCGCGATTATCTTGCGGAAATAGGTTATGTCAGTTCAGGCAATCGCTGGATCACAATTAGTCGTTCCGAAAGGGTTCGCGTCTTTGCTACACCTCTGGAAGATACCACAGCAGACCCAGAACTTCATCTCGATGGGGAACAAAGTATTGTACTCAAGCCCCGAAATGACCAATGGGTTTATGCGACTTGGGACATTGGGGAAACTTGTCAGCAAGCATTAGCAAATCAGGGTATCTCTCAATTAAGGCTGCGGCTATATGATGTCACAAATTTAGATTTGAGTTATCAGACTGCGGAGTTTGTTCAGGAATATGAACTTGATTCAGAGATAGAACTTTATCTTGCCATTCCCCAAAGCGATTGTGATTATCTTGCGGAAATAGGTTATGTCAGTTTAGGCGATCGCTGGATCACAATTACCCGTTCCCCCAGGGTTCACGTCTTTGCTACACCCCGGCAAGATACCATAGAAGACCCGGTTCTCAATCTCGATGGGGAGCAAACTATTGTTCTCCAGACCCGAAATGCCGAATGGGCATATGCTAGTTGGAATATTGGTGAAATGTGCCAGCAAACATTGTCAAATAATGGCATCTCTCAATTAGGGTTGCGGCTGTATGATGTCACAAATTTAGACTTGAGTTATCAGACTCCGGAGTTTGTGCAGCACTATGAAATAGAGTCAGGAAGAGAAGAAAAATATATCGCCATTCCCCAAAGCGATCGCGATTATCTTGCCGAAATAGGCTACTTAATGACAGGCGATCGCTGGATCACAATTGCGCGTTCTCCAAGAATTCGCGTCTTTGGTATACCCTTGACAGATAACACAGATGAAAATCTCGCCACAGAAGATGCAACATTGGTGGATTTGCCCAATACAAATAGTGAGAGTAGTCTTCTGCTGAAATGCCGGACTCCCAAATGGGCTTATGCTAGTTGGTATATTTCCCCAACTCACACACAAATACTTCAAAATAACAACATCTCTCAATTAATGCTGCGACTGTATGATGTCACAGATTTAGACTTGAGTTATCAGACTCCCAATCTAGTACAGCAGTACGAATGCGACGAAATCACCAGCGATCGCTATGTGGCAATTCCCGCAACTAACCATGACTACATTGCCGAAATCGGTTATCTTGCAAAAGGCGATCGCTGGGAGTGCATCGTTCGTTCGGAAACGATTCGTGTCTTTAGTCGTCCCCAAGTAGATTTTTGGTTTGTTGCAGATGTGGAATTAATTATCCACGGATCAACAGAAGCAGGTGCAACAGTAAATATTGCGGGTAAACCCATCAAACTCAAATCAGATGGAACTTTTCACCTGCGGATTCCTTTCTCAGATGACTCCATTAACTATGTGATGACAGCAATTGCTGCGAATGGGAAGGACACTGCAACTATCACGAAGAATTTCTCTCAGGAAAATTCCGAAGGCTAG
- the msrB gene encoding peptide-methionine (R)-S-oxide reductase MsrB has protein sequence MNRRYFLNGSAVIGTTFLASNINRGSENMTTSKSQFAITKPEEEWRTILTPEQFRVLRKHGTEPAFTSALDKQYDQGTFVCAGCGQALFTSDTKFNSGTGWPSFFQPIEGAIAMTVDRSFFMTRTEVHCSNCGGHLGHVFNDGPAPTGKRYCMNGVAMNFEPA, from the coding sequence ATGAACAGACGCTATTTTTTAAATGGTAGTGCAGTCATCGGCACGACATTCTTAGCAAGCAATATCAACCGGGGTTCCGAGAACATGACAACTTCTAAAAGCCAGTTTGCAATTACTAAACCTGAAGAAGAGTGGCGGACAATTTTAACGCCGGAACAGTTTCGCGTCTTAAGAAAACACGGTACTGAACCCGCTTTCACTAGCGCACTCGATAAGCAATACGATCAGGGGACTTTTGTGTGTGCTGGCTGTGGACAAGCACTGTTTACCTCTGACACCAAGTTTAACAGTGGTACTGGCTGGCCGAGCTTTTTCCAACCAATTGAAGGCGCGATCGCTATGACTGTAGATCGGTCATTTTTTATGACTAGAACCGAAGTGCATTGCAGCAACTGTGGTGGACATCTGGGTCATGTGTTTAATGACGGCCCTGCACCCACTGGTAAGCGTTACTGTATGAACGGTGTGGCGATGAATTTTGAACCTGCTTAA